In the Triticum aestivum cultivar Chinese Spring chromosome 2B, IWGSC CS RefSeq v2.1, whole genome shotgun sequence genome, TGAAGCGGGAAGAGCGGAGAGGCGCTGGGCGGGAAACCCAAAATCGATGCAACAGTAGGACGACGGGACTTCTTTGTCGCGGCGTGCGTGTGATAGCCCATGACACATTCGGCCCGCCTGCGAATACGGACAAGTCGGATCGCTTCGCAAGCCCACACGATTCTTCGTCCATCTAAGCAGAAAGCCCTGtgacttttttcttttttgatggATGAACTGACTGACTGGGAGCAACAAGTCGGGGCTACCCATTGCTCAAGAAAAATTGAAGTTAGGCACCACTCCAGATGGTCCGGCCGCGCCCGCTTGAGAGTGAACAGACACAAAACGCGGCCCAACATGTGGGAGCAAACGGACAAACGTTCGTTTTTTATCCGGTTTCGATCCATTTCCGACCCAAATTTGGCCCACGTATGCGTCGAGACGGACATCACGTGGACGGGCAAGGGGCGCGCCCTTGTCCTCCCCTAGCCCGCCTGTCGGTGACACAGACGCCCTTTTTTCTTTTTCCCTGCCCCTCCTTCCCCGCCATCGCCACTGCCGCCCGCCGGTGCCCATTTTCCCGGCCACCTTCCTCGCTTTCCCGCCAGGGCCGCCAAAACCATGACCGCGCCCTGCCATAGTCGGCCACACGCCCGCATTTTAGAAGAGTTTTTTGTCGGCGTTCGTGGCTCTTTGTTGTTGCAGCCAGTGGGAGAGAAACTACGACCGCCGCCGACGCCCATCGACCCCAACACCTTCATGCAGGCGCTGCAGAGTCGTAGGGTGCCGCCCGCAAATGCCAACCTTGTCTGCTGTCTGTGAGGGGAGCTCGAGGTGCTCTTCCCGACCGCGTCtacaccacgaccgcaaggtgttcgacactttGATCATAAGGTACCATGGATAGTGGAGATGAGTACTTTTTCCACAACTTCATTTGTTGATCCGATGATTCGTCCTCGGATGATGAAGACCTTGTGGTGGCTGCATTGGTGTCAATGACCACACGGCTAGGCAGTGTCCTCGGTTTAGGGGATCAATCCCAGGTCATGCTCCGGCCTTGAACCACAATAGGGAGCGGCCACGCTTTGCTCTATGCCAATTACTTTGAGAATACCGCGCTCttcaaaccacatcaattccaccgCCGCTTTTGTATGGCGAGACATGTGTTCAATCATATTCGGGAGGGAGTGGTAGCATATGACCCATGCTTTTGAGTGCCAAGAGGATGCCCCTGGCAAGCTTGGCTTCTCCAGTTAGCAGAAATGCACCGCGTCTATTTTTGTGCTTGCGtttggaattccaggcgatcttgTGGATGAGTACATGCGTATGACTGAGTCCACATGCATCCTATCAATGTACAGTTTCTACAAGGTCATGGTGATAGTGTTTGGCTCTGAGTATCTCAGAGAGCCAACTGTCACTGATACAGAGAGGTTGTTTGCGATCAATGCCGAGAGGGGCTTTTCGGGCATGCTTGGTagtatagattgtatgcactggaagtggacgaactatccatttgcttggcaggggcggTACAAAGGGCACGTGAAAGGTGCCACTGTCATACTAGAAGATCTGTGGATATGGCATCCTTTCCTTGGCATGgctggttctcacaatgatatcaacgtgtttCAGCGTTCTCTagtgtttgcaaggcttgcagaaggacACTCCCAGAGGTCAGCTTTGAGATCAATGAccaccattacaacaagggatactacctagttgatggtatatatccttaatggtcaacttttgtgaagacaatacACAATCCGCAAGGAGAGAAAAGACAGAGATTTGCAAGAGAGTGATAGGAAGGATTTGGAGCATGCTTTTAGTGTGCTTCGATCTCaatggggtatcgttcgaaaccctgcactaaCATGGAGCACccagaagctttgggaggtgatgactacttgtgtgatcatgcacaacatgatcgtggaggatgagcatgatgaaaacatctacgaccaagggtttgtgtcggtgtcaaaaccggcggatctcgggtagggggtcccgaactgtgcgtctaggcggatggtaacaggagacaagggacacgatgtttttacccaggttcgggccctctcgatggaggtaaaaccctactcctgcttgattaatattgatgatatgggtagtacaagagtggatctaccacgagatcagagaggctaaaccctagaagctagcctatggtatgattgttgttcgtcctacggactaaaaccctccggtttatatagacaccggagagggctagggttacacagagtcggttacaatgggaggagatcttcatatcgtatcgccaagcttgccttccacgccaaggaaagtcccatccgggcacgggacggagtcttcaatcttgtatcttcatagtccgggagtccggccaaaggtcatagtccggccatccggacaccccctaatccaggactccctcagtagcccctgaaccaggcttcaatgacgacgagtcctgcgcgcaaattgtcttcggcattgcaagacgggttcctcctccgaatacttcatagaagatgttgaacacaaggatagtgtccagctctacaaaaataagtttcacataccaccgtagagagaataatatccacacaaatctaatctgctgacgtattccgcagcgtgacatcacgccacggccaagcctttattcgaatcattttactgttccacctcagcgtgtttagcaaggcggtttccttggcacgtcttgtcaaagcagagatcgtgtccccttattccgggattctcatcaatacgggcgtgggtaacccaaccgcgccatcaaccgcggcgcttgggagataagcggaTTTTATTAGGCCGATGGGGGCTCGTAGTTtcagccgcccatataaggggataagaatctaccctttccatttacgccttcttcctcctttgcttattcgtccctgcgctcgagctccaacgcccaagcccgcacttcccacctcaaccttctccaatcatgtccggagtgggaggtagatggatggcctcctccgtcacggaggggcaaatcaaaaagctgaggaaggccggatacctgtctgacgacatcgcgcaccggcttccagatgtggaccaactcatccctacccccaggccccatgagagggttgtttttcttccccatttcctccgcggactgggttttcctcttcacccgttcgtccgggggctcatgttctactaccgcctggactttcacgatctgaccccgaacttcatcctcaacatctcggcgtttatcgtcgtgtgcgaggccttcctctgcatccaaccccacttcggcttatggctgaagactttcaatgtcaagccgaaagtagtgggcggccgccaagcggagtgcggaggtgccatggtgggccggatggccaatgtcctatggctcgaggcctcctttgtggagacaataaaagggtcgcaatcggggtggttctacatcaccgagccgcgcgaccccaaatgggaagtggccccccgaattccgatctggctttcccacacagctcacctcctggaaagagacgggcctaacgtggggagattcggaagagctgaccggactccaaacctgcgttaaaaagctggtgaacaagaatctcaagctcgtcaatgtagtccaggttatgcttatccgccgggtcctcccatgccaacaacgggccttcaaattgtgggagtttgatccggcacaacaccaaaccttgagcgggctcttcgacaccacgtatgaagatgcctggaaggtgctgttcaagggcgccgaggcccccgcatccgctaccgaagatcgcggattcagcttgtgGCGCCAGGCCAACGtggtaagctattctaccctttacgggactcttgtctttcatagtctgactctatgcgggatctaaactcccctacctttgacaggactggttgaagaagtccgggcaggttatctgtccggctcccctaccagaagacccagcggacgcccgattgacggggctgctggttccggcacctcacgtggtgccggagaagaaagccaagaagaaggccacggagactcgaaagagctcccggcgcctggtggtgtcgggttcatcgcccgacaaccccgaagcaccctccgcctctgaagacgaggaggaggaagaagaagaagcctctccccctccaacagggggaggaaagaaaagaaaggccgccccaactggggaggccggagggtccaagaaggggagaaccctcctttcggactacacctccgatgccgaagacggcggggaggaatggccatccagggtcaagcccctggcaaaatcgtaagcatccggATATCCGAATGACTTATGGCGCTCCTCCATTATTTGGGATTTTCTGACGCCGAATTTGATCATGCAGtctgcccaaggctcagctcgacgattcgacaAGCGGCTCCTTGGATtagtcggatgtgaatagtgcttcacttccgacggcctcctcccctctccctacggacgacaccgaggtggagtcccgaaatggactaaaccaggaggaggtggtcctggaggcgccgcaaggcgacctcccagactccaggcccaaagggggtaaagacccggagggatccaagtccggctccgggccggacactgctccggaaccatcaacggttccggagtccgacaggcggcgccttcataagaaggtcaagcctacgacgccggcgaccttcgtccatccggaggcgccggacaatttgctggaggtgcttaacggcgcctccatcgatgaggaacaccgcattgttatgagtgaggtgattcggaaggttcagtccgccaagagcgggctgacagaagcctgtacaagtctgttaacaggctttgaggtatgtgttcaaaaacatataaaaatgttatcgcatagacagtagcccctgatgctcagttcggcgttcggaaggaaaagccgagctgaggatctatgGTGCTTCGCTCACGCCGCCACCCCTCGGTGGCTATGGCGCGCCCGCCCGGGCGCCGCCCTATGGAGGCCAGCCACCGAAGCCGGTACCTGCACCGTGGGACCCTACCCTCCTAGCCGCCCTACACTCGGCGCCGTCGCCGAGTAACTATGGcggtggaggcgactggtacatggactcgggtgcTACTGCACATATgacagctcatcccggtaacctatcCTCTTCCACTCCAGTTAACACACCCACTCGTATCACCGTTGGCAACGGTTCTTCTTTACCTATCACTATGTCTAATGTCCTTGTCTCACCTGACTTAGTCACTAGTTTAGTTTCCGTTCGTCGTCTTACTCATGAGAATCCACTTCCTGTTGAATTTGACCGtgttggtttttctgtgaaggatgcCTGTACCCGGATGGTGCTTCACTGATGTGATAGCCTTGATGAGCTTTATTCCGTGCACGCTGACGCCTCCACCTCCACACtcgtcgccctcgccgccggtgtcgacctttggcatgctcgcttgggccaCCCCAACCCCGCTGTTTTGTGTCAGATTTTTaggagtttttctttctcatgtaataagctcgacgagcatacttgtgaggcttgtcgcttgggcaagcacgttcgtcttctGTTTAGTGTGTCTACTTcagtttccacttttccgtttcaattacttcatagtgatgtttggacgtctcccGTCTACAGGAACGACGGTGGCGATCTCCGGTGCTGGAGAAAGAAGACGACGAAGCTGGTGATGTTGCAGGGCGTCTGGGCTCGCATGGCTTGGTGGTGATGAAGAGGGCGACAAGGCAGATCTTCTTGACACAGGCTAAGGGAGGGCAGCACGGTGGCTACGGAAACAACGGCGGCGCGGCCATGGCGGTTTCGGCCATGAtggggagagcgagggagaagcgAAGGGAGAGAGTGAGCGAGGCTGTCAGCTCGATCTGGAGGGCTCTGGGGAGTCTATCCCGTGCATCCACGCAGGCAGGCGAGtgggaggtggctcgggcgcgtgcccaCGCGTCGGCATCGTGCTCTGCGTCCGACTGGCAAGAAGAGGAAGACGACCCTGCCCCTGGTGTGCTGGGCCGACAAGCGGGGCCACAGGTgagttctctctctccccctctctctgtgtttttctaattttgttttttgttattctattttgcaaaaaaaatgaatttggttttcaaaccaaatcaATTTTATTGCTTCTAAAAATTATTGCGCGTACTaaatggattattccaaagccccacgGCAAATTCCAGAAATATTGGAGCTATAAATATTTTTATAGGAATTTAgaactccaattcaaatatttagtgaTTTAGATCAAAGCCCAAATGTGTCCCGGAAAAATGTGCTCCAGTTTTGGTAGAGGATTTCACCATGTTCCATAAATCATAAACATTTTGAGGGCATTTTAGGTTCGTTGAGAAGATTttaatttgaacctagttgaattaaTTATCTAGTGGGGTTTGATCATCCTTATTTCAAGATTAATGAATTTTACACATGACGCATGATGCTCTCCggtgcaactatttacaaacattaTTCTAGAACCGTGACAATACTAGTATGCGGTGCGTTAAGTGGATCGTATTAGCAAAACGAAATAAAGTGGGGTCTGCCCGAATTTGGGTATAGCAAGGGCGGGCTGCCGCTTGCCTGCCTGCCGTATCAGCAGTAGCCCTGTTGTGTTGGTATCGTACTACAAGATATGGTTGGTCTTTTTTTCCGACAAAAAAGATGGAGGAGGTCTCTCCTTGACCGTGGAGCCGCGAAAGGCTAGACGGACCCAAACAAACAGAGCAAAAGGGGCTGGCGACTTCGGGAAATGACCAAAACCCACCCTCTTATTTACGACTCGTGCCATCCTCTCTTGGCACCCCATGCTGACAGCCTTCTTCAAGtgctagtacttcctccgtccggaaatacttgtcatcaaaatgaataaaaagagatgtatctagaactaaaatgcatctagatacatccccttttatccagtttgatgacaagtattttcggacggagggagtactagctagtGTCTTCTTGATCGCCACCACTGCCCCTTCACACTTCAGACCCACGCCAAAGGGCTTCACTTGGGGATGAGATTCAGGAGGTCCAGGAAGAAGGGGCAGAGTTTGAGGGAAATGTTTAAGGGATAGAAAGTCGAATTTGAGGAAAATGCAGTATATAGGGATCTGCTAGATGGGGTCTAATCCCACAAAATGGAAATTTTGCCCTCAAATATAACTTCTGAGGGATGTACCAGAGATGCCCTAAAATGAACATATTCTTTTTCAGAAAGTTTTCATGATCCACCAACTTGACATGCAAGGTCAGAAATTTTAAGAAATTGCACTCACACTTTGCACAGAATAAGAAGATCCAGATTTCGAATTTTTTTTCAGTTCTCACACATTCAGACTGCAGCTTACATACACATAGATCTGGTTCACTTGCCCTAATGATAGTAGGAAGCAGGAACTAGGAGAAAGAGTTGCAGGATAACATAACAATAGAAGATACACAAGACTTGCAAGCCCCTAACAAGTAGCTTAACGTCAAGTAGCACCAGTAGGTAGCTAATTGACCGTCTTCGCAAAGGCAAAAGCAGCAGGTGGTACAATCGATGCTACCACTCAATTAGACACTCACGTTGCTTGCTGATCTTCACGTTTTGCTTGCTGATCTTCAGTTCCGGTTTCAATCTGCGAAGTCTGCAATCCAACAAGTATTAGTAGTGTCCGGTACATAAGCATTGCCTGCTCTTCTTAAATGCACGTAAATATAACGATTTTAGATGGTCTCAAAATTTATCAAAAGATGCATACAACTAGTATTATCACATATGTTTTGCTAGGATGTGTTCTCCATTTAATGTCTTTTCATACAGAATGCAAGTTAAACTTCTACTcgctctgtaaagaaatatagagGGAGTAGTTTCCAAGTATTTAAGAATGGGAACTCAAAATCCGTTAATCACGATATAAATAACCTGTCAACCAATAAATTTGGTATTTTTTAACAACCAATTCTACGATAAATTTTGCAGATGGGGTTAGCCTGGTATGGAGATTTGAGAATATGCAACTAATTTACCTGGCTTTTTGACTGATGCAAACGCTGAATTTTCAGCAAGACTAGTCAAGCTACCAGGCACTGAATGGGAATAATGGGATACTGTGCCATCAGGATCACCTGCAAAGAGGTTTGGTGGTTATTAATGGCAGCGGGAAGAAGTGCAAAGAACAACATCAATCCTGACAAGACCGAATTATCATGCACACATCAGATACAAAAGAATGACGAAATGAAAAACCAAGGAAACATATGTCCACCATAGATCTTCTATAGATAATAAATAACTTTTGCAAATAGCTCAAACGATGTGCACATGAATCGAATAATAAAAGTGGAAGAGAATTTATCATGTTGATATACTTCTTATGCACAGGTCACATCACTGGGACATGCTAAGAACAGTAGAGCACTTCAAAAGCAAGTTGGTGCAGTAAGAACAATGTGCATAGGATCCGACCATAATGATGCTGACGAATTTAAACAATGGCTGTGTATCACTTCAAAAGCAAGTCAGTGCAGTAAGAACAATGTGCACAAGAGTCCCCTAAGTATTAATCTAGTGCAGCACTTCAAAAGTAAAATCAACAAAGTCGGTGTGATAAGTGCAATAAACTGACTGTAGAAAAAACATATGTGGTACCAAATTAAGGCTAGTAATATTAGCTAATTCTATTATGAAGATAATTGCCTTATAGTGTTGTGAAAATGAAATGTGATAAGTGAGGCAAATGGAGTGTCCCAAAAGGGACACCAGTATTTATATGGGAAAAAAGGGAGATAATGACAATTGACCAAACAAGGGGTCATTAAAGAAATACATGTCTGGTGGGTGAAAGAGTTACCATCCTTGCAGAAAAGTTGAGGTAGATCATCTTGACTCGCGTCTGGCCAAGCTTTCAAATATTCCTCTGAAGATCACGTAAGTTCCATCAGTTGCTATCGCATAACCAAGCTAGAGATCAACGGTAAGTTGAGCACAATGGTTCATGCATAAATGAACAAGTATACAAGCAAATGAAAACATGCAGAGCAGAGTCTAGTTTAACCTGTAAAATATACCATCCATTCTTTTGCCTTGCGGAATAATGCTGCCATTGGAAAAAAGATAAGATTATTGACAACAAATGAACAAATGCACATTTACAGTATGACATGGACAATAAAGTAAACATCATAAGGGCATATAAAGAAATTACAGGGCACACAGATTAAATGTCACAAGGGCATATAGCCATTGTACATTTTGTGGCCTTTAACAGGGAACAATGTCATGGATTAATTGCACGGACTAATGGTACTGGCTTGGATGTTCAGTAAACTTACTACGATTAGTAACCATTTTGAAGGTAGCAAGATTAGTCCGTGAGACTGGAGTAACCGGACCACCTGCCATGAGTTCAGCAGTTAGAAGCGGTAGCATCTAGGCAGCCGAACCAATTATGCTGCCGGAGAATGTAGCATCAGGATGTATTACAGGTCCATAGCAGGCCACGAAATCAATGTCGTAAGAGCAAAGAACCTATTGCAAGTTTGCAACAGAGATAACTCGGGGCACTGTAGTAACAAAGTTAATGAGAGATGCAAGCAAGCATCGTCGTTGCATGAGTTATCGCATTCTAATTGTGTGGACATGTAAGCTACAGAGGCATGGTTGTGCACATGTGACCAACAATGCAGCAAGGATTCACAAATTTATTACTGCCAGAAAATACTCCAAATAGAAAGTGGAGACAATGACAATAAACTGAAGTGTTTTGGTGGACAAAACTGAAGGCTTTCTTCAAGTGAGACTATAACTTAGCTAAATGTTTGGTGGACGGAGAGGGTGTGAAGTTACCTTTGTTAGAGGCAGATTGAGTCAGTTCCGCTTCACTCATCTTGCCGGTTTCCAAACTTATCTCTGAATTAGATCACATAAGTTCATCAGTTGTTGTGTTATGGAGTTACAGACTCATAAATGAGAAGGTTTACCTACCAACAAGATCCACAAGCCATTCCTTGGCCTTAATTAATGACTCTGCCATTCAGGAAGAGAAAAGCAACAAACTAATTACCAAGGAGTTCACATGTAGCATACAACTTTGGGGACATAATTACTAAACAACCATAACATAATTTGTATGATGGTATCGTACCACGAGTTAACCCCTGGGAGTGATCGTCTGAAGTCAAAGAAGGCAGCCTGCACAAAGAAAGGAACACGCAGCAACATATCCCATTAGTCTGTCAGAGTACCATCAAGAGCCAGCAAGAAGAGAGAATTGAAGAGCATCTCAGTTTCATGACAAGATAGTCTGTGCTGTGTGTAcatacatcttcttcttcttctctcaagATAAAGCCTGCCAAGCACAGACGCCGAGACCCGGCCGTCTCGTTTCTTCACGTGGCGCCTCGGACGGAAAGTAGTAAAGATTAATTGCAGCATATATATGAGAATGAGAGGTGATCAAACAGAGCCAGTTTTTAGAGTCACATGATTGCATCAAATGGACCGGTAGGCGTACCAGGCGTAGCCGAAGCCAATGGGAAGCACGTTCTGGGGTTCCATTGGGCCGCGGGCGTGTCGCATGTGGTCTTTCAACTCTGGAGTCTTACAAACCAAGTCGACGATAGTCAGTTTAGCCTTGTGCCTCGCGCGCCCTATGTCCAGGACAGCCCTACGCAACGCAACGAAATCAAGATCCCATTTGACGGACCAATGCTCATTTTATCTATCGAATCGATTGCGGGCTTGCAGCGATAGCTAGCAATGTTGGATTTTACCTGTATCGCTtggagcagaggagggaggagaagaTGGCGCGGAGCCTGGTGAGGGCGTGGCTCTTGGTGGGGTGGCGGATGATGCACTGGTCGAGGGCGGTGGTGACGGAGCGGGCCTCCGGGGCTCCGGCGAGCACGTCGTCGATGGCCTTGTGCACGCGGAGGTAGTGGAAGAGGGCGCGGCCGTGGACGCCGAGCGGGCCGTCGGACGGCAGGAAGCGG is a window encoding:
- the LOC123041974 gene encoding uncharacterized protein, whose protein sequence is MLPSLTSDDHSQGLTRESLIKAKEWLVDLVEISLETGKMSEAELTQSASNKGGPVTPVSRTNLATFKMVTNRTLFRKAKEWMVYFTEEYLKAWPDASQDDLPQLFCKDGDPDGTVSHYSHSVPGSLTSLAENSAFASVKKPDFAD